The Bos indicus isolate NIAB-ARS_2022 breed Sahiwal x Tharparkar chromosome X, NIAB-ARS_B.indTharparkar_mat_pri_1.0, whole genome shotgun sequence genome has a window encoding:
- the LOC139181750 gene encoding endogenous retrovirus group PABLB member 1 Env polyprotein-like — translation MGLITYVSLLLLTPNILSLPLDPQDNVFLSWAHSYAAFHNRSNCWVCGALPSLSVEGFPWWTSPLQGKDFLQVCEYLRQQSHAMPLLHLMTSTNPKMAWYNTLYSNYGHNVTFNFDYTLSRFNDYFATYKVNRSRSNGFLPDVYQIWDEVTWLTPEKGRLISTASICWEQTEPSPKVSQQLNYNDWKQVGYLSQETCSVIIPVFSNPSSGSPFVWPGTNWDWISQSRWLAPNGTYWICGSYLWAWLPPGWVGRCTLGLAFTHGFIFSELPEKPANLPHLRTWWARSVFYWYDYLAAAFVPSLGTTDVMLRVDALTNFTQQALQDSQKAISALNAEQAQIRKVVLQNRLALDILTAAQGGTCAIIHTQCCTYIPDMSTNVTHFTNHMNKMIRAMDTPEASIASLWKTLTNSPWWTTILITIILVVLFLLFAPCICNCITGFVSSRMKAFKLQMDAQTPATM, via the coding sequence atgggcctgataacctatgtgagcttacttctgctgactccaaatatcctgagtctgccgttggatcctcaagacaatgtcttcctgtcctgggctcactcctatgctgcattccacaatcggtctaactgctgggtctgcggagcgctcccctctttgtcagtggaaggcttcccatggtggacatccccacttcaaggaaaagactttctccaagtctgtgaataccttcgacaacaatcacatgcgatgcctcttcttcatctgatgacatctaccaaccctaaaatggccTGGTACAACACTTTGTactctaactatggacataatgtgacttttaattttgattatacattgtctcggttcaatgactattttgctacatataaggtaaataggtctagatctaatggttttttacctgacgtttatcaaatatgggatgaggttacatggctaactcctgaaaaaggacgtttaatatctactgcctctatatgctgggaacaaacagagccgtccccaaaagttagccaacaacttaattacaaTGATTGGAAACAAGTGGGATATTTGTCTCAGGAAACATGCAGTGTAATCATTCCCGTGTTTTCCAATCCCAGTTCAGgttctccctttgtctggccaggcacgaattgggactggatatctcagtcgcgctggcttgctccaaacgggacttattggatatgtggctcttacctatgggcatggcttcccCCTGGTTGGGTAGGGAGATGCACCCTGGGTCTAGCCTTTACtcatggctttatattttcagagcttccagaaaagcctgctaatttacccCACCTTAGAACTTggtgggcaaggtctgtattttattggtatgattatttggctgcagcgtttgttccctctttgggaactacagatgttatgttacgagtggatgctttgactaattttactcaacaggcattacaagattctcaaaaggctatttcagctcttaatgctgaacaagcacaaattagaaaggtggttttacaaaacagattggctctagatattctgacagctgcacaaggaggaacttgtgccattattcatacccagtgctgtacatatatacctgatatgagcacgaatgttactcattttactaaccacatgaacaagatgattagGGCCATGGAcactcctgaagcctcaattgctTCACTTTGGAAAACGTTAACTAACTCCCCATGGTGgacaactatcttaattacaataattctggttgttttgttcttgctgtttgctccctgcatctgtaattgtataactggatttgtttctagccgcatgaaagcttttaagttacaaatggatgctcaaactcctgctactatgtag